In Helianthus annuus cultivar XRQ/B chromosome 9, HanXRQr2.0-SUNRISE, whole genome shotgun sequence, the following are encoded in one genomic region:
- the LOC110878001 gene encoding receptor-like protein kinase 7: MSPKPISHHLLFSTLLLLIIQSSSSSSQSNERQLLLNFKSTIKTSNPKLFTTWNDQNPVCNFTGIICNSNSNVKELDLPNQQLVGTLSFDSLCSLNSLDTISLGSNLLYGSIITSVSNCTNLQHLDLGKNLFSGEVPDLSSLTRLTFLNLNDSGFRGKFPWKSLTNLTSLSFLSLGDNLFDDMPFPLEVLNLKNLYSLYLSNCSIGGKIPEEIGNLTMLERIEMADNRLVGEIPTGITKLTKLRMLELYSNGLSGVLPVGLGSLANLEMFDVSNNDLEGELSELRNLTRMESLQLFQNRFSGTIPEEFGEFKYLKQFSIYDNQFTGELPPKTGSWAEFEYIDVSNNYLSGSIPPDMCKLGRMEKLLMIDNNFTGELPENYASCSSLLRLRVSNNSLSGRVPDGIWSLPKLSMIDLEMNQFEGHLVPNIGEAVSLTQLFLAQNRFSGDLPMEITNVSSLVEIDLSFNRFSGGISSKIGELKKLSKLYLQDNIFSGTIPESLGLCLSLNVINIARNSLSGQVPASLGSLVSLNSLNLSGNKLSGLIPASLSSLKLTLIDLSNNMFIGRVPQPLLLMAYNGSFAGNPGLCADGSRDLPQCTHVSHKFDGSKVVVYGFIAGALVLLLLLSYYVFVKLRKINRKNPIDRGYSWDVKQFHVLKIEEDEIVTSLKEENIIGKGGSGNVYKVVLECGERLAVKHMRKSEPESGSWRSDQTGAEVSTKEKFWRREYEAEVATLSSLRHVNVVKLYCSISSEDSNLLVYEYMPNGSLWDRLHTHHKIEMDWRVRYEIALGAARGLEYLHHACERPVIHRDVKSSNILLDEDMKPKIADFGLAKIVQTGKVITDSTHVIAGTHGYIAPEYGYTCHVTEKSDVYSFGVVLMELVTKKKPMEPEFGENKDIVYWVHNEMKTSADVTVMVDPSISKDAKEVAVQMLSIAVHCTMKLPGLRPSMRMVVKMLEEIEYNSLAIVGNDHRFVKTE, from the exons ATGTCACCGAAACCCATATctcatcatctcttgttttccACTCTACTTCTCTTAATAATccaatcttcttcttcttcttcccaaTCCAACGAACGTCAACTTCTGCTCAACTTCAAATCCACCATCAAAACCTCAAACCCTAAACTTTTCACCACATGGAATGACCAAAACCCTGTATGCAACTTCACAGGAATCATCTGCAACTCCAACAGCAATGTCAAAGAACTCGATCTACCCAACCAACAACTCGTTGGAACTCTTTCGTTTGACTCACTTTGTTCTCTCAATTCACTTGATACAATCTCCCTCGGTTCGAACCTTTTGTACGGATCAATCATCACTAGTGTATCCAACTGCACAAATCTTCAGCACCTTGATTTAGGGAAGAACTTGTTCTCCGGTGAAGTCCCGGATTTATCTTCCTTAACCCGCCTCACCTTTTTAAACTTGAATGACAGCGGCTTTCGCGGGAAATTCCCGTGGAAATCGCTTACTAATCTTACTAGTTTAAGTTTCTTGAGTTTAGGTGACAATTTGTTTGATGACATGCCTTTCCCTTTGGAGGTTTTAAACCTTAAAAATTTATACTCTCTTTATCTTTCAAATTGTAGTATTGGCGGGAAAATACCCGAAGAGATAGGGAATCTTACAATGCTAGAAAGGATTGAGATGGCTGATAATCGTCTGGTCGGAGAGATTCCGACCGGGATCACGAAGCTTACGAAGCTTCGGATGCTTGAGCTTTATAGCAATGGACTTTCTGGGGTTCTCCCGGTCGGGTTAGGGAGCCTGGCTAATCTTGAAATGTTTGATGTTTCGAATAATGATCTCGAAGGTGAACTGTCTGAGTTAAGAAACTTAACTCGGATGGAATCTTTACAGTTGTTCCAAAACAGGTTTTCCGGGACAATTCCGGAAGAATTCGGAGAATTTAAATATTTGAAACAGTTTTCGATTTACGATAACCAGTTCACCGGAGAACTCCCGCCAAAAACCGGATCATGGGCTGAATTTGAATACATAGATGTATCGAATAACTACTTGTCCGGTTCGATTCCACCGGATATGTGCAAACTGGGGAGGATGGAGAAGCTTCTGATGATTGATAACAATTTCACTGGTGAGCTACCGGAGAATTACGCGAGTTGTTCTTCGTTGCTTCGGTTGAGAGTGAGCAATAACTCTCTTTCGGGGAGAGTTCCTGATGGGATATGGAGTTTGCCCAAGTTAAGTATGATTGATCTTGAAATGAATCAGTTTGAAGGTCATTTGGTGCCAAATATTGGTGAAGCAGTGTCACTAACACAACTTTTTCTAGCTCAAAATCGATTTTCGGGTGACTTACCGATGGAAATAACGAATGTGTCGTCCCTGGTGGAGATAGATCTGAGTTTCAATCGGTTTTCTGGTGGAATTTCATCAAAAATTGGCGAGTTGAAGAAGCTAAGTAAGCTTTATTTGCAAGATAACATTTTTTCGGGTACGATTCCAGAGTCTTTGGGTTTATGTCTCTCTCTTAATGTAATAAACATAGCCCGAAATTCATTATCCGGTCAAGTTCCGGCGAGTCTTGGTTCGTTAGTGAGCTTGAACTCATTAAACTTATCCGGTAACAAACTTTCGGGTTTAATTCCGGCGAGTTTGTCTTCGTTGAAGCTAACGCTTATTGACTTGTCGAATAACATGTTTATCGGGCGTGTGCCACAGCCTTTGTTGTTGATGGCTTACAATGGCAGCTTTGCCGGAAATCCAGGGTTATGTGCTGATGGAAGTAGAGATCTCCCGCAATGTACGCATGTTTCTCACAAGTTTGATGGGTCAAAAGTTGTTGTGTATGGCTTTATAGCCGGCGCACtcgtgttgttgttgttgttatcgtATTATGTCTTCGTAAAGTTACGTAAAATCAATCGCAAAAACCCGATTGATCGAGGTTATTCATGGGATGTTAAACAGTTTCATGTTCTAAAGATTGAAGAAGATGAAATAGTTACATCTCTCAAAGAAGAGAATATAATCGGGAAAGGGGGTTCGGGGAATGTTTACAAAGTTGTTCTTGAATGCGGTGAACGACTAGCCGTGAAGCACATGCGGAAGTCGGAACCTGAGTCCGGTAGTTGGAGGAGTGACCAAACTGGCGCCGAGGTTTCAACGAAAGAAAAATTCTGGAGGCGGGAGTACGAAGCGGAGGTGGCAACGCTGAGCTCGTTGCGCCATGTGAACGTGGTCAAATTGTATTGTAGCATATCGAGTGAGGACTCGAATCTATTAGTATACGAGTATATGCCAAATGGGAGCTTGTGGGACAGGCTACATACGCATCATAAGATTGAGATGGATTGGCGCGTAAGGTATGAGATCGCGTTGGGGGCAGCAAGGGGGTTGGAGTACCTACATCATGCGTGCGAGAGACCGGTAATACATCGGGACGTGAAGTCGAGCAATATTTTGTTAGATGAGGATATGAAGCCAAAAATAGCTGATTTTGGGTTGGCAAAGATTGTGCAAACCGGAAAGGTTATCACGGATTCAACCCATGTCATTGCGGGAACCCATGGTTACATTGCACCTG AATACGGATATACATGTCATGTGACCGAGAAAAGTGACGTTTATAGTTTTGGGGTTGTTCTAATGGAACTGGTAACGAAGAAAAAACCGATGGAACCCGAGTTTGGTGAAAACAAGGATATAGTTTATTGGGTTCACAATGAAATGAAAACTAGTGCGGACGTGACTGTCATGGTGGATCCTAGCATTTCAAAGGATGCAAAGGAAGTTGCGGTTCAGATGTTGAGCATCGCGGTCCATTGCACAATGAAGTTACCAGGATTGAGACCCTCAATGAGGATGGTGGTTAAAATGTTGGAAGAGATTGAGTATAACTCACTTGCTATTGTGGGAAATGACCATCGCTTTGTAAAAACTGAGTAG